The following coding sequences are from one Cygnus olor isolate bCygOlo1 chromosome 2, bCygOlo1.pri.v2, whole genome shotgun sequence window:
- the PTF1A gene encoding pancreas transcription factor 1 subunit alpha — translation METVLLEHFPGGLDSFSSPPYFDEEDFFPEPAPREALGADGLLEPDVDLLSRQLQEYYRDGGDPDGGYCCEAAAAAFPPSPASPGFAYECCGAAGAALLSPGGRLQALGSAKRRRRVRSEAELQQLRQAANVRERRRMQSINDAFEGLRSHIPTLPYEKRLSKVDTLRLAIGYINFLSELVQSDLPLRSAGSESPSQPKKIIICHRGTRSPSPSDPDYGLPPLAGHSLSWTDEKQLKEQNIIRTAKVWTPEDPRKVPNKASLNDIENEPPFDFVA, via the exons ATGGAGacggtgctgctggagcacttCCCCGGGGGGCTGGACTCGTTCTCCTCGCCCCCCTACTTCGACGAGGAGGACTTCTTCCCCGAGCCCGCCCCGCGGGAGGCGCTGGGCGCCGACGGGCTGCTGGAGCCCGACGTGGACTTGCTGAGCCGCCAGCTGCAGGAGTACTACCGCGACGGCGGCGACCCCGACGGCGGCTACTGCTGCgaggcggccgccgccgccttccccCCGTCGCCCGCCTCGCCCGGCTTCGCCTACGAGTgctgcggggcggcgggcgcggcgcTGCTGTCGCCGGGGGGGCGGCTGCAGGCGCTGGGCTCGGCCAAGAGGCGGCGGCGGGTGCGCTCCGAGgcggagctgcagcagctccggcAGGCCGCCAACGTGCGGGAGCGGCGGCGGATGCAGTCCATCAACGACGCCTTCGAGGGGCTGCGCTCGCACATCCCCACGCTGCCCTACGAGAAGCGGCTCTCCAAGGTGGACACGCTGCGCCTCGCCATCGGCTACATCAACTTCCTCAGCGAGCTGGTGCAGTCCGACCTGCCGCTGCGCAGCGCCGGCAGCGAGAGCCCCAGCCAGCCCAAGAAAATCATCATCTGCCACCGCGGCACAA GATCCCCCTCCCCGAGCGACCCCGACTACGGCCTCCCCCCTCTGGCCGGCCACTCGCTGTCGTGGACTGACGAAAAGCAGCTCAAGGAACAAAACATCATCCGGACAGCCAAAGTGTGGACCCCTGAGGACCCGCGGAAGGTGCCCAACAAAGCCTCCCTCAACGACATCGAGAACGAGCCCCCCTTCGACTTCGTGGCGTGA